A region from the Triticum urartu cultivar G1812 chromosome 1, Tu2.1, whole genome shotgun sequence genome encodes:
- the LOC125513487 gene encoding fluoride export protein 1, with amino-acid sequence MDDSSTRSHVSEGNRLGYVRSESMDSAGHPSAARSGSLLSRRSSRPSSRGSISLSREMGDSILNSMRHSLQSADQLLGDADGSALAQVIDSGDRVLALEDEDDEDTANTLDQHKFGPVRDNRIHGYSSHGTGLPAPESSVEPKGESSSGKVEEYMLSRRLDYASYLIHLAAFGLFGVFTRYGLQKLFGPGCLALTSNQSPLYLDLPSNMLGSFLMAWFGIIFKTDIRHISEHLIVGITTGYMGSLTTFSGWNQAMVSMSSKDHWAYAIAGIVLGMFIVNESIRVGAETGERLRSWILKCIKENSSIGSKCNWEHLKVNTRTKHFVLIAVMMILLSFVWVLSIVLAIIKVRNLDDGAVLWLGCSVAPPGVWLRWYLARLNGQGIGKQRSLKWLPIGTLVANVLAAGIMASLAVTAKAVNTKRSTTVLNGIQFGFLGCLSTVSTFAAEIYAMRSSGQIGRAFVYAAATFVLSFVLGTLVYSVPVWVKHYQ; translated from the exons ATGGACGACTCTTCAACTAGGAGCCATGTTTCTGAGGGGAATCGGCTGGGCTATGTAAGAAGTGAATCCATGGATTCCGCTGGCCATCCTTCGGCTGCTAGGTCAGGCTCACTGCTAAGCAGGAGAAGTAGCAGGCCCAGTTCAAGGGGATCCATTAGCCTCTCTCGCGAGATGGGCGACTCGATCCTCAACTCAATGAGGCATTCCCTTCAGTCAGCAGACCAGTTGCTAGGTGATGCTGATGGCTCGGCTTTGGCTCAGGTCATTGACAGTGGTGACCGAGTGCTAGCCTTGGAAGATGAGGATGATGAAGATACGGCAAATACATTGGATCAACATAAGTTCGGTCCTGTCCGAGATAATCGAATCCATGGCTACAGCTCACATGGCACAGGTCTGCCAGCACCTGAGTCTTCTGTGGAGCCAAAGGGCGAGAGCTCATCAGGCAAG GTTGAAGAATATATGCTTTCTCGGAGGCTAGATTACGCTTCTTACCTGATCCATTTAGCTGCCTTTGGGTTATTTGGG GTATTTACAAGGTATGGGCTCCAAAAGCTGTTCGGCCCAGGCTGCCTGGCACTCACCTCCAACCAAAGCCCGTTGTACCTTGATCTTCCATCAAACATG CTAGGATCCTTCCTGATGGCCTGGTTTGGGATCATCTTTAAGACTGACATTCGGCACATATCTGAACATCTCATTGTTGGAATCACAACCGGATACATGGGAAGCCTTACTACCTTCAGTGGGTGGAATCAAGCGATGGTTAGCATGTCTTCCAAAGACCATTGGGCATATGCCATAGCTGGCATAGTATTAG GAATGTTCATTGTCAATGAGTCCATCAGGGTGGGCGCCGAAACAGGTGAGCGCCTACGAAGCTGGATCCTGAAATGCATCAAGGAAAATAGTTCAATAGGAAGCAAATGTAACTGGGAGCACCTGAAAGTCAACACTAGGACTAAACATTTTGTGCTTATAGCAGTTATGATGATTTTGCTTTCTTTTGTGTGGGTTCTGAGCATCGTGTTGGCCATAATAAAGGTGCGCAATCTTGATGATGGCGCTGTACTATGGTTGGGGTGCTCGGTTGCGCCTCCGGGCGTTTGGTTACGCTGGTACTTGGCAAGGCTCAATGGCCAGGGAATCGGCAAACAGAGATCCCTCAAATGGCTGCCCATCGGGACACTTGTAGCCAATGTTCTTGCTGCGGGTATCATGGCATCACTGGCCGTGACTGCCAAAGCG GTGAATACAAAGCGTTCGACAACTGTTCTTAATGGCATACAGTTTGGTTTCCTCGGCTGCTTGAGCACAGTGTCTACTTTTGCTGCTGAAATCTACGCTATGCGAAGCAGCGGACAGATTGGTAGGGCCTTTGTCTATGCTGCAGCGACCTTCGTGCTCTCTTTCGTGCTGGGAACTCTGGTATACTCTGTGCCAGTATGGGTCAAGCATTACCAATAG